Within Candidatus Flexicrinis affinis, the genomic segment GGCTGCCCAACCTGCCGCACGAGTCGACAGCGTACGGCGCGAGCGACGAGGACAACAAGCCGTGGCCTATGGAAGGCACCCTGCGCGAGTTCGACTTCGAGCCGAAGCCGCATTGGGACCTCGGCCCGGCGCTCGACATCATCGACTTCGAGCGCGGCGTCAAGATCGCCGGGTCGCGCGGGTACGTGCTCAAGGCGTGGGGCGCGCGGCTTCAGCGGGCGCTGACGAACCTGTTCCTCGATACGGCTTTCGCCAACGGCTACACCGAGTGCTATCTGCCGTTCTTCGTCAAGGAAGACATGATGATCGGCGCGGCACAGTTCCCCAAGTTCCGCGATGTGGTGTATTTCGACCCGGACGCCGACGTCTACATGCTGCCCACCGCCGAGGTCGCGATCACGAATTTGTACCGCGACGAAATCCTCGACGAGTCGGCACTGACGATCAACATGGTCGGCCATACACCGTGCTTCCGCCGGGAACGTACGAGCGCGGGCCGCGACGTGCGCGGGATCAAGCGCGTGCATCAGTTCCAGAAGGTCGAGCTGTACAAGTTCACTAAGCCGGAAGACAGCTACGCCGAACTGGAGAAGCTGATCGAGGACGCCGCGGGTATCCTGCGCGCGCTCAAGCTGCCCTTCCGCCGGCTCGAAATCTGCACTGGCGACCTCGGCTTCAGCGCGACGAAGAAGTTCGATCTGGAAGTGTGGTCGCCCGGATGCGGCGAGTGGCTGGAAGTCAGCTCGTGCTCGAACACTGAGACGTTCCAAGCGCGCCGTGCCAACGTGCGCTACCGGCCCGAAGGTGGCGGACGCCCGCAGTTCGTCCACACGTTGAACGGCTCGGGGCTGGCCGCGCCGCGCGTGCTGATCGCCCTCATGGAGACGTACCAGCGCGCGGACGGCAGCATCGAGATCCCGGACGTGCTGCGCCCGTACCTGGGCGGCGCCACCGAAATCCCGGCGCCGTAGAGGGGAAAGGTTTACCCATGCGCCGCTTTGGCCCGCCTGTCATCACCGCCGCGCTCGTGCTGCTCGCGTTCGGGGCTTATCGCCTCGCGGACGTGCTGCGCGCCGCGCCCCCGGTGATCGACGGGCCAAGCGGCACCGTTCTGTACGCGTCCGACTTCGAGATCGCACCCGAGGAGTGGGACACCTATGAGGGCCGGCTTTCGGCGCGCATCGAGGGCGGCATCCTTAAGATCGACGTGGGCGACGTGCAGAGTGCGCCGTTCGTGCCGACCCGCTGGCATTTCAAAGATTTCGACGCGCAGGTGATCGCCGCGGCAGTCGGCGGGCCGTCGGTGAACGGGTACGGGATCGTGTTCCGCATGCGCGATGCCGGCGACTACTACAGCTTCCTGATCAGCAGCGATGGCTACTATCAGGTGACGCGCGCCGTCGACGGAGTCGAGCGCGAGATCAGCACGTGGATTCCGTCGGATGCGATCGACGTCG encodes:
- the serS gene encoding serine--tRNA ligase — encoded protein: MLDITVIREKPEFVKAELLRLQDEQAAGRIDTILELDKARRTLLAQSEAIQQHRNRLNKGVGRLRGDKSLDDAARAQRAGQIVALIAAGDYAAAADVMEGNGSAAPATPVEFQTLLDALAGMGDTVNGYNARIREVDGALQDNLLWLPNLPHESTAYGASDEDNKPWPMEGTLREFDFEPKPHWDLGPALDIIDFERGVKIAGSRGYVLKAWGARLQRALTNLFLDTAFANGYTECYLPFFVKEDMMIGAAQFPKFRDVVYFDPDADVYMLPTAEVAITNLYRDEILDESALTINMVGHTPCFRRERTSAGRDVRGIKRVHQFQKVELYKFTKPEDSYAELEKLIEDAAGILRALKLPFRRLEICTGDLGFSATKKFDLEVWSPGCGEWLEVSSCSNTETFQARRANVRYRPEGGGRPQFVHTLNGSGLAAPRVLIALMETYQRADGSIEIPDVLRPYLGGATEIPAP